The following are encoded in a window of Solidesulfovibrio magneticus RS-1 genomic DNA:
- a CDS encoding sensor histidine kinase: MHDEDNRPDPDALLAMVQREEENKRRGQLRIFLGMAPGVGKTYAMLEAARLKMTEGVEPLVGIVETHGRQDTEALLYGMSILPRQRIDYRGHALEEFDLNTALAKRPSLILVDELAHTNAPGCRHPKRWQDVEELLEHGLDVWTTLNVQHLESLNDIVAQITGVRVRETVPDAVLAKAQSVILVDLPPEDLRQRLTEGKVYLPKQAEWAGENFFRVGNLNALRELALRQTANRVGTEVLVYRRGHAIETTWPTAERILVCVGPSPYSATLVRTAKRLADGLHADWHALFIQKSPEGTSTDQAMANLRLAQELGAQTHVLTGADVAKLVVGFARQHNVTRIVIGKPLTRNLLDVLRGSPVDQLVRESGEIDVHVIKGQDPRLPAARRPPPALAKGRWKDLPAALGIVAASTAACFAMYPYFELANLIMVYLVGVLAASIWLSRRASAAASVLSVLAFDFCFVPPRFSFSVTDVAYLVTFAVMFLVALVLSSMASRVKAQADSAVQLERQASELSDFSRNLATTRGAANLLLVAHEHITRIFGCTTFALLPNTEGKLEDAFVSEANETLTDKDVGVAQWVFDNGKPAGLTTQTLAESDALYLPLPGTEAILGVMGLRPDSPDAADSLELPDRRRLLEAVVHQTALALDVDRLEERAKKTLVEAEREKLRAALLSTVTHDFKTPLSAIAGSAESLLALGEATTPEVRRSLEENIAQEASRLERLVDNLLRIAALESGSVVPDIKLIPIEDVVGSALARLDATLAGHAVHLDIPDDLPPIPMDEVLMEQVLINLLENAAKHTPLGTEILVSAAIRGHKAVIEVRDAGPGLPPGDPEKLFERFQRGDRSSTSGYGLGLAICRAVVKAHGGSITADRNRPAGAAFTVILPLYANE; this comes from the coding sequence ATGCACGACGAGGACAACCGCCCTGACCCGGATGCCTTGCTGGCCATGGTGCAGCGCGAGGAGGAGAACAAGCGGCGCGGCCAACTGCGTATCTTCCTCGGCATGGCCCCGGGGGTAGGCAAGACCTACGCCATGCTGGAAGCGGCGCGCCTCAAGATGACCGAAGGCGTCGAACCCCTGGTTGGCATCGTGGAGACCCACGGACGCCAGGACACCGAGGCCCTGCTCTACGGCATGTCCATCCTACCTCGCCAACGCATCGACTATCGGGGCCACGCCCTGGAGGAATTCGACCTCAACACGGCCCTGGCCAAGCGCCCGTCGCTTATCCTGGTGGACGAACTGGCCCATACCAACGCCCCGGGCTGCCGCCACCCGAAGCGATGGCAAGATGTCGAGGAGTTGCTCGAACATGGGCTCGACGTCTGGACGACCCTCAATGTGCAGCACCTGGAGAGCTTAAACGACATCGTGGCGCAAATTACCGGCGTGCGCGTGCGCGAAACCGTGCCCGACGCCGTTTTGGCCAAGGCCCAGTCCGTCATTCTCGTCGACCTGCCGCCCGAGGATCTGCGCCAACGCCTGACCGAAGGCAAGGTCTACCTGCCCAAGCAAGCCGAGTGGGCCGGGGAAAACTTTTTCCGGGTAGGCAACCTGAACGCCCTTCGCGAACTGGCCCTGCGCCAGACAGCCAACCGGGTAGGCACCGAAGTCCTCGTCTACCGCCGGGGACACGCCATCGAGACGACCTGGCCCACGGCCGAACGCATCCTGGTCTGCGTGGGGCCTTCCCCGTACTCGGCCACCCTGGTACGGACGGCCAAGCGTCTGGCCGACGGGCTCCACGCCGACTGGCACGCCCTGTTCATCCAGAAAAGTCCCGAAGGGACCTCGACCGACCAAGCCATGGCCAACTTGCGACTAGCCCAGGAACTCGGCGCGCAGACCCATGTTCTGACCGGGGCCGACGTAGCCAAACTCGTGGTCGGCTTTGCCCGGCAGCACAACGTGACCCGGATCGTCATTGGCAAGCCGCTGACCCGCAACCTCCTCGATGTCCTGCGCGGCAGCCCAGTCGATCAGCTGGTGCGGGAAAGCGGCGAAATCGACGTCCACGTCATCAAGGGACAGGACCCCCGACTCCCGGCCGCCAGACGTCCCCCCCCGGCCCTGGCCAAGGGCCGCTGGAAAGACCTGCCGGCAGCGCTTGGCATTGTGGCTGCCAGCACCGCAGCCTGCTTCGCCATGTACCCCTATTTCGAACTGGCCAACCTCATCATGGTCTATCTGGTCGGGGTCTTGGCCGCCTCGATCTGGCTGTCCCGGCGGGCCTCGGCGGCGGCCTCGGTACTGTCCGTGTTGGCCTTCGATTTCTGCTTCGTGCCGCCCCGGTTCAGTTTTTCGGTAACGGACGTGGCCTACCTGGTCACCTTCGCGGTCATGTTCCTGGTGGCCCTCGTGCTCAGCAGCATGGCCTCGCGCGTCAAGGCCCAAGCCGACAGCGCCGTGCAACTCGAACGGCAGGCGTCGGAGCTCAGCGACTTCTCCCGCAATCTGGCCACCACGCGCGGTGCCGCCAATCTCCTGCTCGTGGCCCATGAGCACATCACGCGTATTTTCGGTTGCACCACCTTCGCACTCCTGCCGAACACCGAGGGGAAACTCGAAGACGCCTTTGTCTCCGAGGCAAACGAGACCCTCACCGACAAGGACGTGGGCGTAGCCCAATGGGTCTTCGACAACGGCAAGCCGGCAGGCCTCACCACACAGACCCTGGCCGAATCCGACGCCCTGTATCTGCCCCTGCCCGGAACCGAGGCAATTCTCGGCGTCATGGGCCTTCGCCCCGACTCCCCGGATGCGGCCGACTCGTTGGAGCTTCCGGATCGTCGCAGGCTTCTGGAGGCGGTGGTGCATCAGACAGCCCTGGCCCTGGACGTAGACCGCCTGGAAGAGCGAGCCAAGAAGACCCTGGTCGAAGCGGAAAGGGAAAAATTGCGTGCCGCCCTCCTCTCCACCGTGACCCACGATTTCAAGACGCCCCTCTCCGCCATCGCCGGGTCAGCGGAGAGCCTGCTCGCCTTGGGCGAGGCCACCACGCCCGAGGTGCGCCGCTCCCTGGAGGAGAACATCGCCCAGGAAGCCTCACGCCTGGAACGATTGGTGGACAACTTGCTGCGCATCGCCGCCCTGGAATCCGGGTCCGTCGTGCCGGACATCAAGCTTATTCCCATCGAAGACGTGGTGGGCAGCGCCCTGGCCCGCCTCGACGCGACGCTGGCCGGCCATGCGGTGCACCTGGACATCCCCGACGACTTGCCTCCCATCCCCATGGACGAAGTGCTTATGGAGCAGGTGCTCATCAATCTGCTGGAAAACGCGGCCAAACACACCCCGCTAGGGACGGAAATCCTTGTTTCCGCCGCTATTCGCGGCCATAAGGCCGTAATCGAGGTTCGTGACGCCGGTCCGGGCCTGCCTCCGGGCGATCCGGAAAAACTTTTCGAACGGTTTCAGCGCGGCGACCGGTCCAGCACCTCCGGGTATGGACTAGGGTTGGCGATTTGCCGCGCCGTGGTCAAGGCGCACGGGGGCTCCATCACGGCCGACCGGAACAGGCCCGCCGGCGCCGCTTTCACCGTCATCCTTCCCTTGTATGCGAACGAATAA
- the kdpC gene encoding potassium-transporting ATPase subunit KdpC produces the protein MLVELGKQLKPSCLMLLWLSVLTGLVYPLAVTALGAGVFPNKAMGSLIERQGGIVGSSLLGQPFTSDRYFHGRPSATAPYPYNAAASSGSNLAPSNPDLRQAVQERAQALSMDNAGPSVPMDLVTTSASGLDPDISPEAASYQVTRVAKARGLPGQTVADLVARHTEGRLWGFWGEPRVNVLRLNLELDALTSTK, from the coding sequence ATGCTCGTCGAACTCGGAAAACAGCTGAAGCCATCCTGTCTGATGTTGCTGTGGCTGAGCGTCCTGACCGGCCTCGTCTACCCCTTGGCCGTTACCGCACTCGGCGCGGGAGTCTTTCCGAACAAGGCCATGGGATCCCTGATCGAACGGCAAGGGGGCATCGTGGGGTCTTCCCTGCTCGGCCAGCCTTTCACGTCCGACCGCTATTTCCACGGCCGCCCCTCGGCCACAGCGCCCTATCCCTACAATGCCGCCGCCTCGTCGGGCTCCAACCTCGCCCCTTCCAACCCCGATTTGCGCCAGGCGGTCCAGGAACGCGCGCAAGCGCTTAGCATGGACAATGCCGGCCCGTCCGTGCCCATGGACCTGGTCACGACCTCGGCCAGTGGGCTTGATCCCGACATCAGCCCGGAGGCCGCCTCTTACCAGGTTACCCGGGTGGCCAAGGCGAGAGGCCTGCCCGGGCAAACCGTCGCCGATCTGGTCGCCCGGCACACGGAGGGACGTCTCTGGGGGTTTTGGGGAGAACCGCGCGTCAACGTGCTGCGCCTCAATTTGGAGCTGGATGCCCTGACCAGCACGAAGTAA
- the kdpB gene encoding potassium-transporting ATPase subunit KdpB → MTKHTKRPLFDPSIVRQAGLDCLRKLAPARQARNPVMFTVYVGSILTTVLAVQAILGHGEAPVGFVAAVAAWLWATVLFANFAEAMAEGRGKAQAAALRGLRRDVSAKKLASPRRDAAVAEVPASSLRRGDLFLVEAGDTIASDGEIVEGIASVDESAITGESAPVIREAGGDRSAVTGGTRLLSDWLVVKVAADAGETFLDRMISLVEGAKRRKTPNEIALNILLASLTLIFLMVCVTLRPMSAYAVSAAGQGQAVTITALAALFVCLAPTTIGGLLSAIGIAGMDRLIQAGVIATSGRAVEAAGDVDVLLLDKTGTITLGNRQATAFLPAKGIDERQLAEVAQLASLADETPEGRSIVVLAKERFDIRGHDLEALGATFVPFTAQTRLSGVDLSGRSIRKGAADAVKALAEAAGNRIPEEVERTIREVAKSGGTPLVVAENGKPLGVVWLKDIVKGGIRERFAELRAMGIKTIMVTGDNPLTAAAIAAEAGVDDFLAEATPEAKLARIRQYQAEGKMVAMTGDGTNDAPALAQADVGVAMNSGTQAAKEAGNMVDLDSNPTKLLEVVAIGKQLLMTRGSLTTFSIANDIAKYFAIIPAVFIGIYPQLALLNVMGLATPKSAVLAAVVFNALIIVFLIPLALRGVKYVPVPAVVALRRNLLVYGLGGLIVPFVGIKCIDMLIAALGWA, encoded by the coding sequence ATGACCAAGCATACCAAACGTCCGCTTTTTGATCCCTCCATTGTTCGCCAAGCCGGCCTCGACTGTTTGCGCAAGCTCGCACCGGCCCGGCAGGCGCGCAATCCCGTCATGTTCACGGTCTACGTCGGCAGCATCCTGACCACGGTCCTGGCCGTCCAAGCGATACTTGGCCATGGCGAAGCCCCGGTCGGCTTCGTGGCCGCCGTCGCAGCCTGGCTGTGGGCGACCGTACTCTTCGCCAACTTCGCCGAGGCCATGGCCGAAGGCCGGGGAAAAGCCCAGGCCGCCGCCTTGCGGGGATTGCGCCGGGACGTGAGCGCCAAAAAGCTCGCATCCCCACGGCGCGACGCCGCTGTGGCCGAAGTCCCGGCCAGTTCTCTGCGCCGGGGTGACCTGTTCCTCGTCGAAGCCGGCGACACCATTGCTTCCGACGGCGAGATCGTGGAAGGTATCGCCTCGGTGGACGAGTCCGCCATCACGGGCGAGTCCGCCCCGGTCATCCGCGAGGCTGGCGGCGACCGCAGCGCCGTTACCGGCGGCACGCGCCTGCTTTCGGACTGGCTGGTGGTCAAGGTGGCGGCCGACGCCGGCGAGACCTTCCTCGACCGCATGATTTCCCTGGTCGAGGGCGCAAAACGCCGCAAGACGCCCAACGAGATCGCCCTCAATATCCTGCTTGCCTCCCTGACACTGATCTTCCTCATGGTCTGCGTGACGCTACGCCCCATGTCGGCCTATGCCGTGTCTGCCGCCGGCCAGGGGCAGGCCGTAACCATCACCGCCCTGGCCGCGCTGTTTGTCTGCCTGGCCCCCACCACCATCGGCGGGCTGCTCTCGGCCATCGGCATCGCCGGCATGGATCGGCTGATTCAGGCCGGGGTCATCGCCACCTCGGGCAGGGCCGTGGAGGCCGCCGGCGACGTGGACGTGCTGCTGCTTGACAAGACCGGCACCATTACCCTCGGCAACCGCCAGGCCACCGCGTTCCTGCCGGCCAAGGGGATAGACGAACGCCAGTTGGCGGAAGTGGCCCAACTAGCCTCCCTGGCCGACGAGACGCCCGAGGGTCGGTCCATCGTGGTCCTGGCCAAGGAGCGCTTCGACATTCGCGGCCATGACCTGGAAGCCCTGGGCGCGACCTTCGTGCCGTTTACAGCCCAAACGCGTCTGTCCGGCGTCGATCTGTCGGGCCGCAGCATCCGCAAGGGTGCGGCCGACGCGGTCAAGGCCCTGGCCGAAGCTGCAGGCAACCGGATACCCGAAGAGGTTGAGCGCACCATCCGCGAAGTGGCCAAATCCGGCGGTACGCCGCTGGTGGTGGCTGAAAATGGCAAGCCGCTTGGCGTCGTTTGGCTCAAAGACATCGTCAAGGGCGGCATCCGCGAACGCTTTGCCGAGCTTCGGGCCATGGGCATCAAGACCATCATGGTCACGGGCGACAATCCGCTGACGGCCGCCGCCATTGCCGCCGAGGCCGGGGTGGACGACTTCCTGGCCGAGGCCACGCCCGAGGCCAAGCTCGCCCGCATCCGCCAATACCAGGCCGAGGGCAAGATGGTGGCCATGACCGGCGACGGCACCAACGATGCCCCCGCCCTGGCCCAGGCCGACGTGGGCGTGGCCATGAATTCCGGCACCCAGGCCGCCAAGGAGGCCGGCAACATGGTGGACCTCGACTCCAACCCCACCAAGCTCCTGGAAGTCGTGGCCATCGGCAAGCAACTGCTTATGACGCGCGGCTCGCTGACCACCTTTTCCATCGCCAACGACATCGCCAAGTACTTCGCCATCATCCCGGCCGTGTTCATCGGCATCTACCCGCAGCTGGCCCTGCTCAACGTCATGGGGCTGGCCACGCCGAAATCCGCCGTGCTCGCGGCCGTGGTCTTCAACGCCCTGATCATCGTCTTCCTCATTCCCCTGGCGCTTCGGGGCGTCAAATACGTGCCGGTTCCGGCCGTGGTCGCCCTGCGACGAAACCTCCTCGTCTATGGCCTGGGCGGACTGATCGTGCCGTTTGTCGGCATCAAATGCATCGACATGCTGATCGCGGCCCTCGGTTGGGCCTAA
- the kdpA gene encoding potassium-transporting ATPase subunit KdpA, with product MNPINLVQLLFFLSVLLVLSWPLGLYAARVYQGQPCVMDKILGPLERLLYRISGVDASREMDWKIYALVMLGLNAFGMVFVYVLERLQGGLPLNPLHLPGVDPFVAVNTAVSFATNTNWQAYAGESTMSILTQMLGLAVQNFLSAATGMAVAVALIRGLARRETTHLGNFWQDLTRSVLYILLPLSFVLALLLVWQGVPQTFTGQVEADWLDPAPHVAESISPDTPSTDQPPAKQTIVLGPVASQVAIKQLGTNGGGYFNVNSAHPLENPTPLTNLLEMLAILLIPAALCHTFGVMIGDRRQGLAILAAMTILFAGFAALTLAAESVPNPTLSGIGVPAVPSLEGKEVRFGTAGSALWAAATTAASNGSVNAMHDSFSPLGGMWPMLLMQLGEVVYGGVGSGLYGMLVFAVVTVFVAGLMVGRTPEYCGKKIEPFETKMAALVILIPPFLCLAGTALAAVIGPADAVSNPGPHGFSQMLYAFSSMGNNNGSAFAGLTATSPFWTIAGAVAMFVSRYWLIVPVLALAGSLAGKKRLAQGPGTLPTHGGIFVALLIIVVLVVGALTFVPALALGPIAEQLALFQ from the coding sequence ATGAACCCAATCAACCTCGTGCAACTCTTGTTTTTCCTATCCGTTCTGCTTGTGTTGTCCTGGCCTCTGGGACTCTATGCCGCCCGCGTCTACCAGGGACAGCCCTGCGTCATGGACAAAATACTCGGACCTCTTGAACGCCTGCTCTACCGGATCAGCGGCGTCGACGCTTCCCGGGAAATGGACTGGAAAATCTATGCCCTGGTAATGCTCGGCCTCAACGCCTTCGGCATGGTCTTCGTCTACGTCCTGGAGCGGCTCCAAGGGGGGCTCCCGCTCAATCCTCTGCACCTTCCCGGTGTGGACCCGTTCGTGGCCGTCAACACGGCCGTAAGCTTCGCCACCAATACCAACTGGCAGGCCTACGCCGGCGAATCCACCATGAGCATCCTCACCCAGATGCTGGGGCTCGCTGTCCAGAACTTCCTCTCCGCCGCAACCGGCATGGCCGTGGCTGTGGCCCTCATCCGTGGCCTTGCCCGTCGGGAGACCACCCACCTGGGCAACTTCTGGCAGGACCTCACGCGATCCGTCCTGTACATCCTGCTGCCGCTCTCCTTCGTACTGGCTCTTCTCCTTGTCTGGCAGGGCGTGCCCCAGACGTTCACGGGACAGGTCGAAGCCGACTGGCTCGATCCCGCCCCCCATGTGGCCGAGTCCATTTCGCCCGACACGCCGTCAACCGACCAGCCCCCGGCCAAACAAACCATCGTCCTTGGCCCCGTGGCCTCGCAGGTGGCGATCAAGCAACTCGGCACCAACGGCGGCGGCTATTTCAACGTCAACTCTGCCCATCCCCTCGAAAACCCGACGCCCCTGACCAATCTCCTGGAGATGTTGGCCATCCTGCTCATCCCGGCGGCCCTGTGTCACACCTTTGGTGTCATGATTGGCGACAGGAGGCAGGGTTTGGCCATCCTGGCAGCCATGACCATCCTCTTCGCTGGGTTTGCCGCACTGACACTCGCCGCCGAATCGGTCCCCAATCCGACCCTGTCCGGCATCGGCGTACCGGCCGTTCCCAGCTTGGAAGGCAAGGAAGTCCGCTTCGGCACGGCCGGATCGGCCTTGTGGGCCGCAGCCACTACCGCCGCCTCTAATGGATCAGTAAATGCCATGCACGACAGTTTCTCGCCCCTTGGCGGCATGTGGCCCATGCTCCTCATGCAGCTTGGCGAGGTGGTGTACGGCGGCGTGGGGTCGGGGCTTTACGGCATGCTGGTCTTCGCCGTGGTCACGGTTTTCGTGGCCGGGCTCATGGTCGGACGCACACCGGAATACTGCGGCAAGAAAATCGAACCATTCGAAACGAAGATGGCCGCACTCGTCATCCTGATTCCGCCGTTTCTTTGCCTGGCGGGGACGGCGCTGGCCGCCGTGATCGGACCGGCCGACGCCGTGTCCAACCCGGGACCGCACGGCTTCTCCCAGATGCTCTACGCCTTTTCCTCCATGGGCAACAACAACGGCAGCGCCTTTGCCGGCCTAACCGCCACATCGCCCTTCTGGACCATTGCCGGAGCCGTGGCCATGTTCGTGTCCCGCTACTGGCTCATCGTCCCGGTCCTGGCCCTGGCGGGATCGCTTGCCGGGAAAAAGCGCCTGGCCCAAGGCCCCGGCACCCTGCCGACCCACGGGGGCATTTTCGTCGCCCTGCTCATCATCGTGGTTTTGGTGGTTGGGGCGCTGACCTTTGTACCCGCTCTGGCGCTGGGGCCGATTGCCGAACAACTTGCCCTATTCCAGTAG
- the kdpF gene encoding K(+)-transporting ATPase subunit F, producing the protein MDGAVLIVAMALFVYLLAALCKPEWFE; encoded by the coding sequence ATGGACGGTGCCGTCCTGATCGTCGCAATGGCGCTTTTCGTCTACCTGCTCGCCGCCCTGTGCAAACCGGAGTGGTTTGAATGA
- a CDS encoding chemotaxis protein CheW, translating into MSEPIMTNQENELLQLVTFGIGEEEFGIDILKVQEIIRIMDITKVPNAPPYVEGVINLRGKVIPVIDLRSRFGLDYHVHDSQTRIIVVDLHAMITGFVVDEVSEVLRIQSNTVEPPPPVVSGIESEYIKGVGKLDNRLLILLDLDKLIPIEELTRT; encoded by the coding sequence ATGAGCGAACCAATTATGACCAACCAGGAGAATGAACTTCTCCAGCTTGTGACCTTCGGCATTGGCGAAGAAGAGTTCGGAATTGACATCCTGAAAGTTCAAGAAATTATCCGTATTATGGACATTACTAAAGTTCCAAATGCTCCTCCTTACGTCGAAGGTGTTATTAACCTACGAGGAAAGGTGATCCCTGTCATTGACCTTCGAAGCCGATTTGGCCTTGATTATCATGTCCATGATAGCCAGACCCGTATCATAGTTGTAGATCTTCATGCCATGATAACTGGCTTCGTAGTTGATGAAGTGTCTGAAGTACTTCGCATTCAATCAAACACAGTCGAACCTCCACCACCAGTTGTTTCTGGAATCGAATCGGAGTACATCAAGGGTGTAGGAAAACTTGACAACCGACTACTTATCCTTCTCGATCTGGACAAACTTATCCCTATTGAAGAGTTAACTCGAACTTAA
- a CDS encoding methyl-accepting chemotaxis protein, which produces MRFSDLKIKTKIMTGALALVLITVTLGGLAYIYIGKVSSALLGITDRDAKAVEYATGVERMALNTIMEEKNYLISQSDEAHLRAEQNVKELNSFLDKVDEIARSNNIDTLLEKSKIARSETAKYAEKYREGVKSIKENRDAVKEMVRTGNIVGDAAAKFLSMQVSAYTKAQKDGADPATLDKYVQRYIITTNIYELALKIMRAEKEEVNYKDRKAYASMQKMLPELMELYNKLEKITTDPSETQLIKDARTATLIYEKAAASWIKNDDGLNFILQSMSTMGLNVIKQAQAAEEAGYKKLEDAKKAAQATSSEADTIIMSTIATAIALGLAIAFLLASIISRPIIKGVTFAKAVAEGDFNQTLDINQKDEIGVLADALRTMVKELKNKIEYADGVINGITVPCVIGDSSGNILLANQPVIDFFEKNGSPKDFVGTSMGFFAYNDKNKKTITQQALEEKRIIKMDRVEMKTTTGKEKIVNVDASPIYDYNHNVVAGITLFNDVTEVVLQQKLAERAKAEGMLQAAQQLESVVEIVTSASEQLSAQIEQSSRGSEEQARSISETATAMEEMNATVLEVAKNASNAAGTADQAKTKAEEGARAVSQVVKGIGQVQNQSQEMKIDMDNLGKQAEGIGQILNVISDIADQTNLLALNAAIEAARAGDAGRGFAVVADEVRKLAEKTMTATKEVGSAIRGIQDGTKKNIENVERTGKNIEEVTSLATNSGDALRQIVTLAEKTTDQVRSIATASEQQSATSEEINRSIESVNRISSETADGMRQSAQAVTELADQAQVLKRLIDEMKSDGGSSSTALPSGKKILALGRG; this is translated from the coding sequence ATGCGCTTCAGTGACTTGAAAATCAAAACGAAGATCATGACGGGGGCGTTAGCGCTTGTACTTATAACTGTTACGCTTGGCGGCCTAGCCTATATATATATCGGAAAAGTATCCTCTGCCCTTTTAGGAATAACCGACCGTGACGCCAAAGCGGTAGAATACGCTACTGGTGTCGAGCGCATGGCCCTCAATACTATCATGGAGGAAAAAAATTATCTTATCAGTCAATCGGATGAAGCACATCTACGGGCCGAACAAAACGTCAAAGAGCTTAATTCATTTCTTGACAAAGTTGATGAAATTGCGCGTTCAAACAACATCGACACTCTCTTAGAAAAGTCCAAGATTGCTCGATCTGAAACAGCAAAATATGCTGAAAAATATAGAGAAGGAGTAAAATCAATTAAAGAAAATCGTGATGCAGTAAAAGAAATGGTTCGCACCGGCAATATTGTCGGAGATGCAGCCGCTAAGTTTTTGTCGATGCAGGTATCAGCTTACACCAAGGCTCAAAAAGACGGTGCAGACCCAGCTACTCTCGACAAATACGTACAGCGTTACATAATTACTACAAATATATATGAGCTTGCTCTCAAAATCATGCGCGCCGAAAAAGAGGAAGTGAACTATAAAGACAGAAAAGCATACGCATCGATGCAAAAGATGCTCCCGGAGTTAATGGAGCTCTACAACAAACTGGAAAAGATAACCACCGACCCCAGCGAGACACAACTCATCAAAGATGCCAGAACAGCTACGCTGATTTATGAAAAAGCAGCAGCTTCATGGATCAAAAACGATGACGGCTTAAATTTCATCTTACAATCGATGTCAACTATGGGATTGAATGTTATAAAACAGGCACAAGCAGCAGAAGAGGCAGGCTACAAGAAACTTGAAGATGCAAAAAAAGCAGCTCAAGCTACAAGCTCGGAAGCTGACACGATAATCATGTCAACAATTGCAACCGCAATAGCTCTGGGACTAGCTATCGCATTTTTGCTAGCGTCCATAATTAGCAGACCAATAATCAAGGGCGTCACGTTTGCCAAGGCTGTCGCAGAAGGTGATTTCAACCAGACCCTTGACATTAACCAAAAAGACGAAATTGGTGTTTTAGCTGATGCGTTAAGAACCATGGTCAAAGAGCTTAAAAATAAAATCGAGTACGCCGATGGCGTCATAAATGGCATAACCGTTCCGTGTGTGATTGGCGACTCATCTGGCAACATCCTACTCGCCAACCAACCTGTCATAGATTTCTTTGAAAAGAATGGTTCCCCAAAAGATTTTGTCGGAACCAGCATGGGCTTCTTTGCCTACAATGACAAAAACAAAAAAACCATTACCCAACAAGCCCTAGAAGAAAAGCGCATTATCAAGATGGATCGCGTCGAAATGAAGACAACGACTGGCAAAGAAAAAATTGTCAACGTTGATGCTTCTCCTATTTACGACTACAACCATAATGTTGTAGCAGGGATAACATTATTTAACGACGTAACAGAAGTTGTACTTCAGCAGAAATTAGCAGAAAGAGCAAAAGCTGAAGGCATGCTTCAAGCCGCACAACAGCTTGAAAGTGTTGTAGAGATCGTGACTTCCGCGTCTGAACAATTATCTGCTCAGATTGAACAATCAAGCAGAGGTTCAGAAGAACAAGCGCGAAGCATCTCAGAAACCGCGACAGCGATGGAAGAAATGAACGCAACAGTACTTGAAGTAGCTAAAAATGCTTCGAACGCTGCTGGTACAGCTGATCAGGCAAAAACCAAAGCTGAAGAAGGAGCACGGGCGGTAAGTCAAGTTGTTAAGGGCATTGGTCAAGTCCAAAACCAATCCCAAGAAATGAAAATTGACATGGACAACCTGGGCAAGCAAGCCGAGGGAATCGGACAGATTCTTAATGTCATATCGGACATTGCTGACCAAACTAACCTTTTGGCTCTTAATGCAGCTATTGAAGCGGCCCGGGCTGGTGACGCCGGACGAGGATTCGCAGTTGTCGCTGACGAGGTCAGGAAACTGGCGGAGAAAACTATGACCGCGACTAAGGAAGTCGGGAGCGCAATCCGCGGCATCCAGGATGGCACTAAGAAGAACATTGAAAACGTGGAGCGCACCGGGAAAAACATCGAAGAGGTCACAAGTCTTGCGACAAACTCCGGTGACGCCTTACGACAAATTGTCACTTTGGCTGAAAAAACTACAGATCAAGTCCGTTCAATTGCTACAGCTTCTGAACAGCAATCGGCTACGAGCGAAGAAATCAATCGTAGCATTGAATCTGTGAATCGAATTTCATCCGAAACAGCTGATGGCATGAGACAATCTGCGCAGGCAGTAACCGAGTTAGCTGACCAAGCTCAAGTCCTTAAGCGACTCATTGACGAGATGAAATCTGACGGCGGATCATCATCCACCGCCCTCCCCTCTGGAAAAAAAATCCTTGCTCTCGGGAGAGGTTAA